In bacterium, the following are encoded in one genomic region:
- a CDS encoding glycosyltransferase family 4 protein, translating to MKLLLINNEFPPIGGGGSTVAKYAVKYFSEAGHDVTLITSRFRDLPIREKFLAQGENGEKKGSVTIIRVPAVRRYKDFCAAWELVTFGVSALVYCLWYVPKNRPDVIHAYFALPSGWVARIIKMIYGTPYSVYFGGSDMPGANPSRFKQLYPFITLLTRWVWRGATISTVCSRGLLELGRQHDPKYDFRLIPNGVELSRFVPIERQPNPKVKILFIGRLIARKGFQYVVQALPRIQALCNVPFDVEVVGTGAMRSRLDGLALKLGVSHLIKYVGTVPYEKLHESYQGADIFVLTSESEGMPAVTLEAMGCGLPIVTTNIPGNREIVQEGVNGYLVNVGDTEKLATSLSKLITDEQLRKQMGTASRASVQSYEWREIIKRYENILTEIYHDKKNG from the coding sequence ATGAAATTACTGCTGATTAATAATGAGTTTCCGCCAATTGGTGGTGGCGGGTCGACGGTTGCGAAGTACGCGGTAAAATATTTTTCCGAAGCGGGACATGATGTTACGCTGATTACTTCGAGATTCCGCGATTTGCCTATACGGGAAAAGTTTTTGGCGCAAGGCGAGAATGGCGAAAAAAAGGGTAGTGTGACGATTATTCGCGTTCCGGCGGTGCGCCGTTATAAAGATTTTTGCGCGGCGTGGGAACTGGTAACGTTTGGTGTGTCCGCGTTAGTTTATTGTTTGTGGTACGTGCCGAAAAATCGGCCGGATGTGATTCATGCGTATTTTGCTTTGCCTTCCGGTTGGGTGGCGCGCATTATTAAAATGATTTACGGTACGCCGTATTCCGTTTATTTTGGCGGTTCGGATATGCCGGGGGCGAATCCCAGTCGCTTTAAACAGCTTTATCCTTTTATCACTCTTTTGACGCGCTGGGTTTGGCGTGGAGCGACAATTTCTACCGTCTGTTCGCGGGGCCTATTGGAATTGGGGCGACAACACGATCCGAAATATGATTTTCGTCTAATTCCAAATGGCGTCGAATTATCCCGTTTTGTGCCGATTGAACGCCAGCCGAATCCGAAAGTGAAAATATTATTTATCGGCCGTTTGATAGCGCGCAAGGGTTTCCAATATGTTGTGCAAGCTTTGCCACGGATTCAGGCGTTGTGTAATGTGCCGTTCGATGTGGAAGTGGTGGGGACAGGGGCGATGCGTTCGCGTTTGGACGGTTTAGCGTTAAAACTCGGCGTCAGTCATTTGATTAAATATGTGGGAACGGTGCCGTATGAAAAATTACACGAAAGCTACCAAGGCGCGGATATTTTTGTGTTGACTTCCGAATCGGAAGGAATGCCGGCGGTGACATTGGAGGCGATGGGTTGCGGTTTGCCGATTGTGACGACCAATATTCCGGGAAACCGGGAAATTGTGCAGGAAGGCGTGAACGGGTATCTTGTTAATGTCGGTGATACGGAAAAACTGGCGACCTCGCTTTCGAAGCTTATTACTGACGAGCAACTTCGAAAGCAAATGGGCACGGCGAGTCGTGCTTCCGTGCAATCGTATGAATGGCGCGAAATTATCAAGCGTTACGAAAATATTTTAACCGAAATTTATCACGACAAAAAAAATGGCTAA
- a CDS encoding GDP-mannose 4,6-dehydratase: MANVEIKENTSLNLEKTFRGKKTLITGGLGFIGSNIAQKLVELGAEVTVLDALLPLYGGNEFNVADIKDKVKVVIGDIRDEKVVNEVVAGQDYIFNLAAQVSYIDSINEPFLDLDINCLGHLRVLEAARKFAPQTKILFSSSRLAYGRIMTTPVDESHPTNPVSMYGVHKLAAEKYYRIYFETFGLKSSVIRIPNPYGPRQQMKHNKYSIVGWFIRQALEGKDITIFGDGKQERDYLYIDDIVSAFLKVAASDKTNGEIYNIGTHERVCFVDMVDAILAEIATGKKTHIPWPKNYERNETGNYIADTRKIKRAVGWEATVPLKAGITETVEYFKQNKEHYW; this comes from the coding sequence ATGGCTAATGTTGAAATCAAAGAAAATACCAGTTTAAATTTGGAAAAAACTTTTCGCGGAAAAAAAACGCTGATTACCGGCGGGCTAGGTTTTATTGGAAGCAACATCGCCCAAAAATTGGTGGAACTGGGCGCGGAGGTGACGGTGTTGGACGCGTTATTGCCACTCTATGGTGGCAACGAATTTAATGTCGCTGATATTAAAGACAAAGTTAAGGTTGTGATTGGTGATATTCGTGATGAGAAGGTGGTCAATGAAGTGGTGGCAGGTCAGGATTATATTTTTAATCTTGCGGCGCAAGTTAGCTATATTGATAGTATCAATGAACCCTTTCTTGATTTGGATATTAATTGTCTAGGACATTTACGTGTTTTGGAGGCGGCGCGCAAATTCGCTCCGCAAACGAAAATTCTTTTCTCCTCTTCGCGTTTGGCTTATGGCCGGATTATGACGACTCCCGTCGATGAGAGTCATCCGACAAATCCGGTAAGTATGTATGGCGTGCATAAGTTGGCGGCGGAAAAATATTATCGCATTTACTTTGAAACATTCGGTTTAAAGTCTTCTGTAATTCGAATTCCAAATCCCTACGGCCCACGTCAACAGATGAAACATAATAAATATTCTATTGTCGGTTGGTTTATTCGCCAGGCTCTGGAAGGGAAGGATATTACGATCTTTGGCGACGGAAAACAAGAAAGAGATTATTTGTACATCGATGATATTGTCTCCGCTTTTTTGAAAGTGGCCGCGTCCGATAAAACAAACGGTGAAATTTATAATATCGGTACGCATGAACGTGTTTGTTTTGTGGATATGGTGGACGCAATATTGGCCGAAATTGCTACGGGTAAGAAAACACATATTCCGTGGCCGAAAAATTATGAGCGCAATGAAACCGGAAACTATATCGCCGACACACGCAAGATAAAAAGAGCGGTTGGTTGGGAAGCGACAGTGCCGTTAAAGGCGGGCATCACCGAAACGGTAGAATACTTTAAGCAAAATAAGGAACATTATTGGTAA